The Oncorhynchus mykiss isolate Arlee chromosome 22, USDA_OmykA_1.1, whole genome shotgun sequence sequence TCAGATCCCTCTAGCAGTCCTCTACTCTGTCCTATTCGTCTTAGGCCTGGCCGGCAACATACTGGCTCTCTGGGTCTTTCTATACGTCCACTCCAAGAAGAACTCTGTCCGAGTATTCCTCATCAACGTAGCGTTAGCCGACCTGCTACTGGTCATCTGTCTCCCATTCAGAGTCCTCTACCACAGTAAAGGGAACCACTGGGACATGGGCCCAACCCTCTGTAAGGTTGTGGGAAACCTCTTTTATATGAACATGTATATCAGTATCACCTTATTAGGGTTGATCAGTGTGGATCGCTATCTGAAGATCCAGCGTAGCGTCCTGTGGCAGTATCGCCGCCAGGCCACCAGATGGAGCTCCACCGTCTGTGGGACCATCTGGATCCTGGCCCTCGCCTCCGTCATACCCATGATCCTCCTCTCCGAGGGCAATGAGGAGTTGAACAAGTGGGTTTTATTTTTCAAGAAAAATGAATTTACAAATTTTTCGAGGAGAACTTTGTTGATATGCTTTATTTGAGTAGGGTCCAACATTTTGAACAATTACACTAATAGTAATTTTATTTTCTCCCAATCCCCCAGGTGTTTCCAGTATAAACAGCGAAAGCATGCGCAGGGGAAGGCCTATTTTAACCTCTTCCTGGTTGCTGTGTTCTGGTTTGTGTTTGTCTGCCTTGTGGTGTCTTATGGGAAAATTGCACTCAAGCTGCTGAGGGCGTCGAGAGATAAACCGGACCTCCCCAACGCGACCCGCTACAACCGTACTGCCAGGAAGTCCTTCTTCGTCCTCTTTCTGTTTACCATCTGCTTCGTCCCCTATCACATGGTCCGGGTGTTCTACGTCGTCTCCCAGATCAGCGAAACTTCCTGCTTCTGGAGGGGTGTGGTAGACCAAGCCAACGAAGTGGTGTTGCTACTCTCTGCCCTCAACAGCTGCCTAGACCCCATGATGTACTTCCTGTTGTCGGAGTCCGTGAGGAAAGAGACACTCCGATTGGTCAATAAGATGTTCCGACTGAGTGCCTCGGGTGGCAGTGGGAGTGGCTCCAGTGTGGATTGTGGGAGGAGCCTTGAGGAGCAGCCAAACGTTAGTTTCATCAGTAATCTGAGGAGAAAAATAACtgtccagccctccctccttcaGATATAAATAAGATGAAGTTGTCACTAGACACTGATCCGAGGTCAGTTTTGGACTTTGTTGGGCCACAAAATAGCAGCAAAGTCCATCCTCCTTCAGGTATCAGGACCAGCCAGCATAAGCCATTTTGTGCCAAGAACAACTTGAAGAGGGACAGTCCGGGAGAGCATGAACACGACTCCATGGAATTGGGGCATTAACTATTAGAGTCTTTATCATAAAGGAAGCATTAGCATCCAGTCAGATGACAGTTTTTGCAGGGTATATGTCATGTTAAAGGACTGCACAGACATTGAGAGGACCATACAGACACCACAGTGACATTACTGAGAGCATAATGGGACTTTTATAAATGAAGAAATTGAATCACTTGGTCATGACAAGCATTTTTTCAAGCTTTTTGCCTGTTTCAATGTTTCATATATtgcctgtgagagagagagagagagagagagaaagagagagagagagagagagagagagagagagagagagagagagagagagagagagagagagagagagagagagagagagagagagagagagagagagagagagagagagagagagagagagagagaatgctatAGTGGTTCCTCAttatatcattattttattaacaaaatgtGTTTCTTTGTTTTTTAGGCTACTGTACagtctacaatacatactgtagtaaacatgggaaagtgtctaattccttacataagggagagcaggccatgtctgtaCTACAGAATGCAGGGCACGCAGGAGaccggtgttatttcatagttgtgatgtcttcactattattctacaatgttgaaaatagtaaaaataaagaaaaatcctgtaatgagtaggtgtgtccaaacttttgactggtacttgcttaattaatttgattaatattatggtgtttctattccatgaaaaatgaaaaatcctctgggtttccgttaggatggaacagaaaatatggcgctgtacaacgtgaggctcataaattcagagcattgtcagtttgtaaattcagaccgtttcgctctcggagcacaCTGGACGTTCgagccgaggagtagggttgatttgagcgttctggccttacaacggcagtcaaacacccaagcttggctagctacttccagacacaaatgagaccactctgaccattttactcggcCTAGCAGAGCTGGTAAAGCAGTTTTTGTGTtaaccagagcgttggtgactgtaaatgTGCTGCTGGAAACATTAATTACCCTTTTTTCCGACATTTACTGAAAATGTCGTAAATtaattattctgcgctctggtacactcagacgagagtgctctgaaatccgtGTAGATAGTAGGCTGGACACcagacattttttattttctttgctGATAAAAACTAGTTAATTGCATCCGCCGTGGAGACCAGTTTCATAATATGACCATATTTCCCAGCTGCTTGCTGTCGTTTTGAAGTAATTGCAAAGAACAGGCCTTATTTTAGagcatttttcaccctgccagctcctattagttctattgagcactgtggcaccaactcgccttccGAACGTTCTATTCCCAGTTTATTGTTCAACGTCACAATGCCTGCTTCgctattgttggcaatgagacctgCTCACGTTGTTTTATAGTTAAAATGTAAACACAAAAACATTTAATTGGAACATTTGAACTGCGGTCTTCCCATTGTTTCCTAAGGGGGAAATATAGGCATGTCTGTCTATTCCGCCAAATATCCCGtaatgtgtatatttagatttttttttcaagTCGGACGCCATTTTAACCATGAGAATCTCTTCTTTCTAATTATGTAAGCCTGGGCAGCTAGCTTGGTTGTCATCAAATGCTAGCCCTAAAATACTTTTTGCCCTTGGAACACTGAGCGGCCCccattgttttcctatggagagGCATTCTGGTCTATTTCGTCAAATATCTCACTGTGTATATTTGGATTTTTTAAGGTCGGGCACCATTTTAATCAGGAGAATCTACTCTGTAATTATGTACGTTTGGGCAGCGAGCTCATTTGTCATCGATTGCTAGACCAGAAAtagtatatttatattttttcccTACTTTCTCATTACGCAGACATAAGCACAGTTGACACCATCGAGGTgcggatgtttactttctacacaagtaatatctcagttattgttttAATATCTACAAAAAATaagctattttctttactttcagagaGCGAGCTGATCAATGGGTTgaaaatgtagatattgccagatgttcactgtccgaggaacaggccgtggaagcttcattgctggcaaaagtgtccataaccagaggtaattaaactgttctgtgttccttttctctcttcctctctgcctgtcttgtacatggaacctgtctaACATGCATTAATTAAAAAACTcttaagatgtcagctgctaattttcagatttacactacataaacacagccattttcactgaactatctgttgctgccaagtcattatttccctgggggttagctttgcaataaccaagtggtgagacacatagccctctatatttaaatgtttcaggtacgctccgataggtgtctgcgtcacatacagtatcttctattgacattatcttctattgtttgtcctcatgtgtctgtttttcagcataaagtactctgtagccacttagtgtggacaccaggtgagaccagacacacacaataacagtctctcttcacttcatccctctcccccttctccctaaatcctctaggttatatcagctgttttggtgaacccctcccgcatctgaactggctgacacagagggcacagcatgatcataggtgagaggtcacttggtcgggtcaacaggaagtattattaaagatgctttacattgaattacaaatcaatcatgtttatagtctattgcatagttacaatgtgtaataattgatgtcccaggagcaggagtggtaaacactgttgaagtgtataattttcaggaccctgtctttcaaagataatttgtaaaaatccaaataacttcacagatcatcattgtaaagtgtttaaaacctcttggaaccacccatcccggatccgggataattgtcattaactacgctaaatagcatagcgcaacggtcaaataatcttactagaaaatattcatattcatgatatcacaagtgaaatatagcgaaacacagtttagccttttgttaatcacactgtcgtctcagatttttaAATTATGCTTACAGCGAaaacaatacaagcgtttgtgtaagtttatcgatatactagtaaaacattatgtacacctatcggcaggtaacttggtcacgaaattcagaaaagcaatcaaattaatcgtttacctttgatgagcttcggatgttttcactcacgagactcccagttagacagcaaatgttccttttgttccatgaagatattttttatatccaaatacctccgttagtttgatgcgttatgcctaggaatccaccggaaatagcggtcacgacaacgcagacaaaaattccaaattatatccataatatcgacagaaacatggcaaacgttttttataatcaatcctcaaggtattttcaaatatctattcgataatatatcaaccgggacagttggctctTCACTAGGACCAGGAGGAAATATGGCTACCTCTCTGTTTAGCGCAAAAATCACACTGAGAGCGGACaactgaccacttacgcaatgtggacgtttacgctcattcttcaaaataaaggcctgaaactacgtcaaaaggctgtagacacctcagggaagccacagaaaaaggaatctggttgatatccctttcaatgggcaatagggatgcatagaaagacagggggtttcaaaataagagtttttttcaggatttcgcctgcaatatcagttctgttatactcacagacaatatttttacagttttggaaactttagagtgttttctatcctaaaccgtcaattatatgcatattctagcatctggtcctgagaaataggcagtttactttgggaacgttatttttccaaaaataaaaatagtgccccctagcttcactGTTTtgcatgcttgttcaatgaaccataaacaattcatgaacatgcacctgtgaaactgtcgttaacttctttgggactggggggcagtattgagtagcttggatgaataaggtgcccagagtaaactgcctgctactcaggtccagttgctaatatatgcatattactagtagatttggatagaaaacactctgaagtttcaaaataaggcttccactagatgtcaacagtttttagaaccttgtttgatgcttctactgtgaagtgggggcgaatgaaaggggattgagtcagaggtctggcagagtgccatgagctgaccaCGCACGTTCACGTGatagttagcttgcgttccattgcaattctacagacaaaggaattctccggttggaacaatatttgaagatttatgataaaaacatcctaaagattgattctatacttagtttgacatgtttctacgaactgtaatataacttttcgcCTGAACTTTCGCATGGACTTGCCTGcgcgtcgtgagtttggattgtgtactaaacgcgtgaacaaaaaggaggtatttggacataaatgagggACTTTATCggacaaatcaaacatttattgtggaactaggattcctgggagtgcattctgatgaagatcatcaaaggtaagtgaatatttataatgctatttctgacttctgttgactgtacaacatggcggatatctgtttggctgttttgttgtctgagcgctgtactcagattattgcatggtgtgcatTTTTggtaaagctttttttaaatctgacacagcggttgcattaaggagaagtttatctaaagttccatgtataaaaCTTgtatttatgatgagtatttctgtaaattgatgtggctctctgcaaaatcactggatgttttggaactgctgaacataacgcgccaatgtaaagattttttttatataaatatgaactttatcaaacaaaacataaagtggggcaaaaaagtatttagtcagccaccaattgtgcaagttctcccacttaaaaagatgaggcctggaattttcatcataggtacacttcaacaatgacagacaaaaaaaattaatccagaaaatcacatcgtaggatttttttaatgaatttatttgcaaattatggtggaaaataagtcaataagtcaataacaaaagtttatctcaatactttgttatataacctttgttggcaatgacagaggtcaaacgttttctgtaagtcttcacaaggttttcacacactgttgctggtattttgtcccattcctccatgcagatctcctctagagcagtgatgttttggggctgttgctgggtaacacggaccttcaactccctccaaagattttcaatggggttggaatctggagactggctaggccactccaggaccttgaaatgcttcttacgaagccactccttcattgcccgggcggtttgtttggggtcattgtcatgctgaaagacccaggcacgtttaatcttcaatgcccttgctgatggagggAGGTTTTCACCCCAAATCTCACGatatatggccccattcattctttcctttacacggatcagtcgtcctggtccctttgcagaaaaacagccccaaagcatgatgtttccacccccatgcttcacagtaggtatggtgttctttggatgcaactcagcattctttgtcctccaaacacgacgagttgagtttttaccaaaaagttatattttggtttcatctgaccatatgacattctcccaatcttcttctggatcatccaaatgctctctagcaaacttcagacaggcctggacatgtactagcttaagcagggggacacgtctggcactgcaggatttgagtccctggaggCGTAGTGTGTTAATGATGGtagactttgttactttggtcccagctctctgcaggtcattcactaggtccccccgtgtggttctgggatttttgctcaccgttcttgtgatcattttgaccccacggggtgaaatcttgtgatcgagggagattatcagtggtcttgtatgtcttccatttgctaataattgctcccacagttgatttcttcaaaccaagctgcttacctattgcagattcagtcttcccagcctggtgcaggtctacaattttgtttctggtgtcctttgacagctctttggtcttggccatagtggagtttggagtgtgactgtttgaggttgtggacaggtgtcttttatactgataacaagttcaaacaggtgccattaatacaggtaacgagtggaggacagaggagcctcttaaagaagaagttacaggtccgtgagagccagaaatcttgcttgattgtaggtgaccaaatacttatttcccaccataatttgcaaataaattcataaaaaatcctacaatgtgattttctgaattttctttttcattttgtctgtcatagttgaagtgtacctatgatgaaaattacaggcctctctcatctttttacgtgggagacttgcacaattggtggctgactaaatactttttttgccccactgtacatttattgtgtaacatgaagtcctatgagtgtcatctgatgaagatcatcaaaggttagtgatttattttatctctatttctgctttttgtgactcctctctttggctggaaaaatggctgtgttttactgtgactaggtgcttacagaacataatcgtttggtgtgctttcgccgtaaagcctttttgaaatcggacactgtggctggattaacaagaagtttatctttaaaatggtgtaaaatacttgtatgcttgaggaattttaattatgcgatttctgttgttttgaatttggtgccctgcactttcactggctgttgttgaggtgggacgctaccgtcccgaatataccagagaggttaagacactaacagtttacagacggtaggcaattaaggtcacagttatacaAACATAGGACacgaaagaggcctttctactgactctgaaaaacaccaaaagaaagatgcccagggtccctgctcatctgcgagaacgtgccttaggcatgctgcaaggaggcatgaggactgcagatgtggccagggcaaaacATTGCAATATCCGTACTGTGACATGCCTacgacagcactacagggagacaggatggacagctgatcgtcctcgcaacacctgcacaggatcggtacatctgaacaacacacctgcgggacaggtacaggatggcaacaacaactgcccgagttacaccaggaatgcacaatccctccatcagtgctcagactgtatgcaataggctgagagaggctggactgagggcttgtaggcctgttgtaaggcaggtcctcaacagacatcaccggcaacaacgttgcctatgggcacaaacccaccatcgctcgaccagacaggactggcaaaaagtgctcttcactgacgagtcgtggttttgtctcaccaggggtgatggtcagattggcgtttatcatcgaaggaatgagcattactcCGAGGCCTGTCCTctagagcgggatcgatttggaggtggagggtacgtcatggtctggggtggtgtatcacagcatcatcggactgagcttgttgtcattgcaggcagtctcaatgctgtgcgttacagggaagacatcctccaccctcatgtggtacccttactgcaggatcatcctgacatgaccctccagcatgacaacgccacCAGCcaaactgctcgttctgtgcgtcatttcctgcaagacaggaatgtcagtgttctgccatgaccagcgaagagcccggatctcaatcccattgagcacgtctgggacctgttggatctgagggtcagggctagggccattcccaccagaaatgtttgggaaacttgcaggtgccttggtggaagagtggggtaacatctcacagaacggtcaaatctggtgcagtgcatgatgaggagatgcactgcagtacttaatgcagctggtggccaccagatactgactgttacttttgagtttgacccccctttgttcagggacatattattccatttctgtttgtcacatgtccctggaacttgttcagtttatgtctcagttgtttaatcttgTTATGTtgacacaaatatttacacatgttaagtttgctgaaaataaatgcagttgatagtgagaggacatgtcttttttttgctgagtttacatgcagacacagcatcattcaaataatggagTTTGATATGATTGAAAAACAATGTctcagagattcatacctgaaccgcaCCAAGGAAGAGTACATAATCAGTGAATACATtcaaatgtacaggctacaatgtgggaatctcatgcgtggtaataactacagtacatgtatatcggacttgcatccttggcacaataaagttattacattctactcaatccataggcttcatgAATGTCATTCGGACAtgaagttgatacaacaactatgatagctgaggttcatagtttggtatgaatattagttcagaacctaacaTTTTAAGGTCCATACACAGAttggctacatactgtagctggctacacatccataggcatacagttatttttatcctctACACAATAAGCATgcaaatagttagctagctatgtcacctcagctgcattgcaaggcaagcttacacaattgtacattcaatttgcagtaaatgctttagctagttTGAttctccactgtttcacaagatgacggcctggtttgctggttttctcaggagtccctaaaacattaaacaagacAAATTACAAATTCATTCTCCTGTCATAATACTACCTAGCTAGCTGGCAAATGTTAGCTAGTCataacttgctaaatagcgattagcgaactcccccttgtggtggtctggagcaatgaaacCATACCTCTAAGTCCCACGGTgcaagctcgcaacttttaaagtAGGAACCActccaaaattaaggaaatctttgactatgtacagactccgtgagcatagccttgccttgagaaaggccaccgaaagcagacctggctctcaaaatgaggtggaatctgagctgcacttcctaacctcctgccaaatgtatgaccatattagagacacatatttctatCAGATTAcgcagacccacaaagaattcaaaaacaaatccaattttgataaactccaatatctattgggtgaaatactagtgtgcaatcacagcatcAATATTtgcgacctgttgccacaagaaaagggaaaccagtgaagaacaaacaccactgtaaatacaacttgcatttatttattttttattttccctttcgtactttaactatttgcacatcattacatcaCTGTATACATAATATTTGGAACTTTTTGAagtataatgtttactgtacattttgtttcgttttttttcCACTTTTGTTtacctatttcacttgctttggcattgtaaacatacgtttcctatgccaataaagccctcgaactgaattagagagagagagagagagatactgagtgACTGAGTTTTAGGTGAGAATCTGAAGTTAGTAACAGGAAATTAGATATAAGCATCGAGAGAGGGTGACCAAGTTAAAAGGAAGTGTTTATGTCTGATGCTAGTCAAAGATGGATCTAACAATAGATAATACCCAACATAGGTCCTCTGTCAATCTATCTGTTCACAGGCTTAATGGAACCAGCAATCATCCACACTGGTATGatttctacagtgccttcagaaagtattgatacccctcgacttattccacattttgtcttACAGGCTGAATTGaaaattgattacattgatttgttttctcacccatctacacacaataccccataatgacaaagtaaacatgcttgaaaatatggagagtggtactcagaaatgtgttgtattggatttgccccaaacactttatattcaggacaaaaagtcaactgctttgtcacattttttgcagtattactttagtgccctgtattctgtacaggcttcctttttcaCTCTGCCAATTTGGTTACTATtgttgagtaactacaatgttgatccatgctcagttttatcctatcacagccattaaattcgaactgttttaaagtcaccgttggtctcatggtgaaatcactgcggtgtaattaataactttaccgtgctcaaagggatattcaatgtatttatttttacccatctaccaatagctgcCCTTCTTTACGAGCCActggaaaacctccttggtctttgtggttgaattggtttgaaattcactgtttgactgagggaccttacagatgtttaACGAGTgagctgagagtcgggaagcaagtccagggagtgtgttttaatcaaggaggtgatggccTCCAGGTGTGTGTCATATTGCGCAATTACAcgtaacaatggtgacaggtgtgcgccatgaCGAGCAGACAGGCGACCTAGagaccggagagggagcacacgtgacattaTGTGTGGGGTACACAGATTCATtcatagtcattcaaaaatcatgttaaacacttactacacacagagtgagtccatgcaatgtattatgtgacttgttaagcaaatttttactcctgaacttatttaggcttgctataacaaaggggttgaatacttattgactcaagatatttcagcttttcatttttaattaatttgacattatggagtattttgtgCAGACCAGTGACAAAATAATCCTGCCATCAATAGTTTTTGAGCTATGATACTTTTGATGCTGATATTTCTGTGTGTTCTTACAAATCTATGAAACGTGAGAATAGTTttttgtgtgttgttgtttgtccATAAAAATACAGAGTTCCCCATGTGGAAGTTATCTACATGCAGTGTGATATTGTACTGGATGCattgtttactgtacatttgctAACTTTATTCCTCGATATTATTAAATGAATGATAATTCCAAAGAAACCTATCCTGGGTGTTTTCTCCAGACCTTAATAAGTGGAGAAATGTATTTGAACTCTACTTGGTTTCGTTTGTGGCGCCATGTCAGATAAAAATGTGATGTGAGAACTCAGACAagcataagcacacacacacaccttttgctcatctacctccctactctatcccctccctccaactacatcctcctcttctcctctctctcaaatcctcctcctcccttcctctctctcctcttccatacAGTGTTGGCTATACCCTGATTTTGTTGTCACACAAGTCAAACCCTGGCTCTACCTGGCCCTGTCACTCCTGGGTTTCCTAGCCAACAGCCTGACCCTGCATGACCTCTGGAGGTCGGTGTGGACCCCCACCGTCATCCTGACTCTCAACATGGTGACTTCTGACCTCTTGCTGTGCACCAGCTTCCTGTTCCGGGTGGTATACTACCGTAGGGGTCACATCTGGTCTGGAGGGGACAAGGTGTATCAGGCCGCCATGCTAACCATGATAACAGTCTTCTACGTCAACCTCTACTGTAACATAATGCTGCTTCTCTGGACCAGTGTGATGCGCTACACCACCGTGGTATGGATGCCTACAACAACAAGTCTTCAAACTTAAATGGATTGATTTTTAATGAGGTTATTTTAATTGACCACTACCACTCAATTTTGCTCTAAAATGTTTCCCTGGTTGTAGGTGCGGCCTCGCCCTGCCCTCCTTACTCCCCTCACCAGGTCCAGAGGATGCTGGGTACTCTGCCTCATCACCTGGGTAACTGTGGCAACGGTGGTGAGTGCCAGTGTGGTACTTCAGAtcgaaagaagaagaggaggagacagctgCTTTGACATGTTGGAGAATCACCACAGAGAAGAGTTCAACAACCAACACTGCCTGAGAGTGatgctgtttttcatgattctcACCTTTATTCTGGTCTGCGATGGGGGACTAGTGTTGCATCTACAGAGTGTCAGGGGGGCCAGGAACAAACACACCAGTGAAGGAGGGGTGACGGAGGTGGTTGAGTTGCGGGGTGGAAgaggggtgtgtggtgtgtttaggggagagggagggcagggggagaACAGACGGGGTGTAGACTTGGGGGTGCGTTCAGGggcaggagagaggcagggggtgaagGGTGGTAGTCTGAGGGTACGAAGGAAGATCCTGGCAGCGGTTGTGGTGTTTGTGGCGTGTTTCCTTCCCTACCATGTCCAGCGTGCAGTGACCCTGCTCTCACCACACGGGGGCGACTGTGAGAAGGGGAAAACATGATGGAGTGTGACAAACGCAACCATAACCATAGCAGCGCTGAGTTGTGTTGTACTGATCTACCAATAAATACATTGGTAGATCAACACTGATCtaccaataaatacattttcaacaCAACAATACGCTTTATTTTCTCTTCAGCTACATGAGTGTTTCTCAGCAGAAGTCAGTGGGTGAGTATTCAGCTTGTAAGGTGGTTGACCAATGATTgcatgcatgcaaacacacacacacacacacacacacacacacacacacacacacacacacacacacaca is a genomic window containing:
- the LOC110501354 gene encoding cysteinyl leukotriene receptor 2; translated protein: MVTSDLLLCTSFLFRVVYYRRGHIWSGGDKVYQAAMLTMITVFYVNLYCNIMLLLWTSVMRYTTVVRPRPALLTPLTRSRGCWVLCLITWVTVATVVSASVVLQIERRRGGDSCFDMLENHHREEFNNQHCLRVMLFFMILTFILVCDGGLVLHLQSVRGARNKHTSEGGVTEVVELRGGRGVCGVFRGEGGQGENRRGVDLGVRSGAGERQGVKGGSLRVRRKILAAVVVFVACFLPYHVQRAVTLLSPHGGDCEKGKT
- the LOC110501352 gene encoding probable G-protein coupled receptor 34, coding for MRGRECATHECAAQAHSQRVKRNNIYNGHNSLGLRKRETDAMTTNFPANVTFFPFPKSSHSLIATETTFKNLLTATTPDPREHCQLDDSSLQIPLAVLYSVLFVLGLAGNILALWVFLYVHSKKNSVRVFLINVALADLLLVICLPFRVLYHSKGNHWDMGPTLCKVVGNLFYMNMYISITLLGLISVDRYLKIQRSVLWQYRRQATRWSSTVCGTIWILALASVIPMILLSEGNEELNKCFQYKQRKHAQGKAYFNLFLVAVFWFVFVCLVVSYGKIALKLLRASRDKPDLPNATRYNRTARKSFFVLFLFTICFVPYHMVRVFYVVSQISETSCFWRGVVDQANEVVLLLSALNSCLDPMMYFLLSESVRKETLRLVNKMFRLSASGGSGSGSSVDCGRSLEEQPNVSFISNLRRKITVQPSLLQI